The Atribacteraceae bacterium genome contains the following window.
AGGCGGGAATCGTGGCATCAGGCCTGGGAGGCTTCTGGACTCGCTTAGTCTTCGGGCTACTCATACTGATTGCTGTAGCAATACACAGCCTGATAGAAAGAAGAAGGAGGTGAGGCTTACCCCAATCGTCAAAACAACATTTTATAGAAACTTCCGCTAATAAAAGACAGGGAGGAAGAACCAATGAAAAGGAAACTCTTACCGCTGGGGTTAAGCTTGTTACTGGTGGTGGCTTTTATCCTGACCGGTTCAGCACTGGCAGCAGAAGAGGAGCCGGTAGCTATACACTTCTTTGCCGGAGGCCCTCCAGGATGCATTTTCGCTACAGTAGTGGAGAGAGGGGCAATGGCAGCGGCGGAGATACTGGGACCCAGGGTGAAAGTTACAACTTGGTGGTCAGACTGGCTCGCCGAGAAGATGATTACCCAATTCCAAGAGGCGATGGCCATGAGACCCGATGGGATAGTGGTTTATGGTGTTCCGGGAGATGATGCGTTTGAACCGTTTATAGATGAAGCTAAAGAGCTGGGAATCATAGTAACGACTATAAATACGACGCTTCCCAAGCTTGAAGCCAGATATAAGTTAGACGGATTTGGCTGGATTGGTGCAGATCTATATGGTTCTGGGTATCAATTGGGCGAGGCGACAGTTAAACATGCCGGTCTGGTTGAAGGTGACCGGGTCTTCGTATGGGGTATGTTAGGGTATGGGCCTATCCGGGGGTTAAGATCAAGAGGAGTGATAGACGCCTTCGAGGAAGCCGGATTGGTAGTTGACTATTTGGAGGTATCCGACGAAGTGAACGTGGACCCGGCGCTCGGTATCCCGGTCGCCGCAGGGCATCTTCTGGCTAATCCCGATACTAAGGTTATCGTGACTGATCACGGTGGTATGACTGCGGTATTGGAGGATTACATCAAAGCCGCAGATTTGGGACCGGAGGACATATTCGGTGCCGGCTTTGATCTTTCCCCGGCGATAGTCAGGGCCATACGAGGTGGCTATACCGATCTGGTATTGGACCAGCAGCCCTTCCTGCATGGATTTCTGTCGATCTTCCAGATCTATCTGTCACATCATTACGACTTCACCGGACTTCATGTTGACACTGGAGCCGGATTGATACACGCTGGTAATATCGAAGAAGTCGCCGCACTGGCGGAGGCAGGGATTAGATAGATAGAGAAGGGTGGCATCCCGGAAGAGTAAGGACCGCCGAGAAAAAGGGACTACCCCAGTAGTTAGGGTGTGGATTGTCGGGTGGACAAGCTCACACCCTAACTACTAAGTG
Protein-coding sequences here:
- a CDS encoding substrate-binding domain-containing protein, which gives rise to MKRKLLPLGLSLLLVVAFILTGSALAAEEEPVAIHFFAGGPPGCIFATVVERGAMAAAEILGPRVKVTTWWSDWLAEKMITQFQEAMAMRPDGIVVYGVPGDDAFEPFIDEAKELGIIVTTINTTLPKLEARYKLDGFGWIGADLYGSGYQLGEATVKHAGLVEGDRVFVWGMLGYGPIRGLRSRGVIDAFEEAGLVVDYLEVSDEVNVDPALGIPVAAGHLLANPDTKVIVTDHGGMTAVLEDYIKAADLGPEDIFGAGFDLSPAIVRAIRGGYTDLVLDQQPFLHGFLSIFQIYLSHHYDFTGLHVDTGAGLIHAGNIEEVAALAEAGIR